One genomic window of Paenisporosarcina antarctica includes the following:
- a CDS encoding phospho-sugar mutase: MSYQQTVEKWLVFDNLEPELKEQLSEISQDEKRLEDAFYKELEFGTGGMRGEIGAGTNRMNTYTVRKASQGVADYVKSAGLEAMKKGIVIAFDSRRKSLEFTREAASTFARNGIQAYVYEVPRTTPQLSYSVRELGAYMGIVVTASHNPPEYNGYKVYGQDGSQLNLEDAKSVISYVQRVGNELAIEAGNYEELVQSGMIQVIGSRLDKAYLELVESIQFHGETSGKENVTAVFSPLHGASGSTIRKLMTKTGYTNFTYVEEQMEPNGEFPTLKSPNPEEADAFELAKKQGKETAADILITADPDGDRVGVAVQKGADYVLLTGNQTGAILIEYLLTQLKEKQQLPKNGRVFKTIVTSDLGRVIAEFHGVSSEDVLTGFKFIGEKIQQYEQSKEYEFLFGYEESYGYLIKPFVRDKDAIQAILAITEAASFYKAQGKTLLNVLHDLYERHGYYFEGLVSVTKKGADGARDIQSLLTNLRSQPLTEIAGIAISSQEDYLTQTRSFVDDRNDEKMILPQANVLKYFLVDGSWVCVRPSGTEPKIKYYIGVTSATEVDSQEKLKEIKTQFTAQMDKRFSL; this comes from the coding sequence ATGAGCTATCAACAAACTGTCGAAAAATGGTTAGTGTTCGATAATCTTGAACCTGAATTGAAAGAGCAGCTTTCTGAGATCTCCCAAGATGAAAAAAGGTTGGAAGATGCATTTTATAAAGAATTAGAATTTGGTACAGGTGGAATGCGCGGAGAAATTGGTGCCGGAACGAACCGTATGAATACATATACGGTTCGCAAAGCTTCGCAAGGCGTGGCGGATTACGTAAAATCGGCTGGACTTGAAGCGATGAAAAAAGGAATTGTTATCGCGTTTGATAGTCGCAGGAAATCACTAGAGTTTACACGAGAAGCAGCGAGCACATTTGCGAGAAATGGTATTCAGGCATATGTATATGAAGTACCTCGCACCACACCACAACTATCATATAGCGTGCGAGAACTTGGCGCATATATGGGAATTGTAGTTACGGCGAGTCATAACCCGCCTGAATATAACGGTTATAAAGTATACGGGCAAGATGGTTCACAGCTTAATTTAGAAGATGCTAAATCTGTTATTTCGTATGTTCAACGAGTAGGCAATGAATTAGCTATAGAAGCAGGAAATTATGAAGAATTAGTGCAATCCGGAATGATTCAAGTAATTGGGAGTAGATTAGATAAAGCTTATCTTGAACTCGTTGAATCCATTCAATTTCATGGTGAAACGTCGGGAAAAGAAAACGTAACTGCCGTTTTCTCTCCACTCCATGGAGCATCAGGTTCAACTATTCGTAAGTTAATGACTAAAACAGGCTACACTAATTTCACCTATGTTGAAGAACAAATGGAACCAAACGGTGAATTTCCAACGCTGAAATCACCTAATCCAGAAGAAGCAGATGCCTTTGAGTTAGCAAAGAAACAAGGAAAAGAAACAGCAGCAGATATATTAATTACAGCAGATCCAGATGGAGACCGCGTAGGTGTGGCTGTTCAAAAAGGTGCCGACTATGTACTTTTAACAGGAAACCAAACTGGTGCCATATTAATTGAATATTTACTGACGCAATTAAAAGAAAAACAGCAATTGCCAAAAAATGGTCGAGTATTCAAAACAATCGTAACGTCTGATTTAGGACGAGTGATTGCAGAATTTCACGGGGTATCAAGCGAAGATGTGTTAACTGGTTTTAAATTCATCGGTGAAAAAATTCAACAATATGAACAGTCGAAAGAATACGAGTTTTTATTTGGTTACGAAGAAAGCTATGGTTACTTAATTAAACCGTTTGTACGCGATAAAGATGCTATCCAAGCTATTTTAGCCATTACAGAAGCGGCTTCTTTTTATAAGGCGCAAGGGAAGACATTACTAAATGTCTTGCATGACTTATATGAACGTCATGGTTACTATTTCGAAGGTTTAGTTTCGGTTACGAAAAAAGGGGCAGACGGTGCACGTGATATTCAAAGTCTGCTTACCAATTTACGTAGTCAACCCTTAACAGAAATTGCAGGAATAGCGATTTCATCGCAAGAAGATTATTTAACGCAAACACGTAGTTTCGTGGATGATCGTAATGATGAAAAAATGATTTTGCCTCAAGCTAATGTATTGAAATATTTCTTAGTAGATGGTTCTTGGGTTTGTGTTCGTCCAAGTGGTACTGAACCAAAGATTAAATATTATATTGGTGTGACAAGTGCTACTGAAGTTGATAGCCAAGAAAAGCTTAAAGAGATAAAAACACAATTTACTGCTCAAATGGATAAGCGTTTCAGCCTATAA
- a CDS encoding GAF domain-containing sensor histidine kinase codes for MLSNEHSNIVLLKEIAELLNEETEMIPMLQGALRKFLTGTKFETGWIFFIDTKEKHQLLAYENLPTALEYGSCHQLQKGGCWCVSKYRNGELKKATNIIECQRIESAIDSKVDDYGGITHHATVALQSGQERFGLLNVATPYTVGFIDDELALLESVAFQMGSAIKRILLTKQEQEMALVQERNRLARDLHDSVNQLLFSVTLTARGGSELAEQPQVKATFREIQHLTQEALTEMRALIWQLRPKGLESGLIEGLKGYAEMLGLSLTTNVSGVIILPSRTEETLFRIAQEGLNNVRKHAGVQEAELFITVTPSDVLLVLKDEGGGFQMDSNVRLPSIGIQSMQDRARAARGSVDWVSEMEKGTEILIRLPY; via the coding sequence ATGCTATCAAATGAACACTCGAATATCGTATTATTAAAAGAAATCGCCGAATTACTAAATGAAGAAACTGAAATGATACCTATGCTACAGGGGGCATTACGAAAATTTTTAACTGGTACGAAGTTTGAAACAGGATGGATTTTCTTTATCGATACAAAAGAAAAACATCAGTTACTTGCCTACGAAAATCTCCCTACTGCACTAGAATATGGTAGTTGTCATCAACTTCAAAAAGGTGGATGTTGGTGTGTATCTAAGTACCGCAACGGGGAACTTAAAAAAGCAACGAATATAATTGAATGTCAGCGAATCGAAAGTGCAATCGATTCAAAGGTTGATGATTATGGAGGCATTACACATCACGCAACTGTAGCGCTACAATCTGGTCAAGAAAGATTTGGCCTGTTAAATGTGGCGACCCCATATACAGTTGGGTTTATAGACGATGAACTAGCATTGTTAGAGTCAGTGGCATTTCAAATGGGTTCAGCAATAAAGCGCATTTTGTTAACAAAACAAGAACAAGAAATGGCGCTAGTGCAAGAACGCAATCGATTAGCACGTGATTTACATGATTCGGTGAACCAACTCTTATTCTCCGTTACGCTTACTGCTCGAGGCGGTAGTGAACTGGCTGAACAACCACAAGTAAAAGCAACGTTTCGTGAAATTCAACATTTAACGCAGGAAGCATTAACTGAAATGCGCGCACTTATTTGGCAGCTGCGACCAAAAGGGTTGGAAAGTGGACTTATTGAAGGGCTTAAAGGCTATGCTGAAATGCTTGGATTGTCATTAACCACAAATGTATCAGGAGTTATTATCTTGCCTTCTCGAACAGAAGAAACTTTATTCCGTATTGCGCAAGAAGGATTAAATAATGTTCGAAAACATGCAGGGGTACAGGAAGCTGAATTGTTTATAACCGTTACACCTTCGGACGTGCTGCTTGTTTTAAAGGATGAAGGTGGTGGATTCCAAATGGATTCAAATGTACGACTACCTTCCATTGGTATTCAGAGTATGCAAGACCGGGCTCGAGCTGCTCGCGGGTCAGTGGATTGGGTAAGTGAGATGGAAAAAGGTACGGAAATATTAATAAGGTTGCCTTATTAA
- a CDS encoding response regulator, whose translation MIRVLIADDHHVVRRGLLFFLKTQKDINVVGEATNGREAVELTASLRPDIVLMDLVMPEMDGIQATKKIKEQYPNTEVLMLTSFSDRDHVIPAIEAGAAGYQLKDIEPDDLVESIRKLMRGENTLHPIATSQLMKVREPQIDPPHKLYPLTPREQDVLSELTKGKSNKEIASSLFVTEKTVKTHISNIFSKLHVQDRTQAALYAVKHGLTDPSGL comes from the coding sequence ATGATTAGAGTGCTGATTGCGGATGATCATCATGTAGTAAGACGAGGGTTACTGTTTTTTCTTAAGACTCAAAAGGATATTAATGTTGTGGGGGAAGCTACGAACGGTCGAGAAGCCGTTGAGTTGACAGCTAGCCTCAGACCAGATATCGTATTAATGGATTTGGTCATGCCAGAAATGGACGGGATTCAAGCGACGAAAAAAATCAAAGAACAATACCCGAATACAGAGGTTTTGATGCTTACGAGTTTTTCAGATCGCGATCACGTCATACCTGCAATTGAAGCGGGAGCAGCAGGTTATCAATTAAAGGATATTGAACCTGATGATTTAGTAGAATCCATTCGAAAATTAATGCGTGGGGAAAATACCTTGCATCCGATTGCCACATCACAACTAATGAAAGTACGTGAACCGCAAATTGATCCACCGCATAAGTTATATCCACTTACACCTAGAGAGCAGGATGTTTTATCAGAGCTCACAAAAGGGAAAAGCAATAAAGAGATTGCTTCATCCTTGTTTGTCACAGAGAAAACAGTCAAGACACATATATCCAACATTTTTTCGAAATTACACGTACAAGACCGTACGCAGGCTGCTCTTTATGCAGTGAAGCACGGGTTAACCGATCCGAGTGGATTGTAA
- a CDS encoding NADPH-dependent FMN reductase — protein MKILVISGGPRKHGRTAIAARFIERTYGFHTLDLSVMEMPMYTGEEDQTTNPFVKSLRKSVLEADAIVLLSPEYHSAMSGALKNTLDFLSGTQFLHKPVGLIAIAGGGKGGINCLNNMRTVMRGVYANAIPCQLVLDPSTFDYDRDGLLKEAAEQVDKLIEELKMYTRIGKEVNVQQLI, from the coding sequence ATGAAAATATTAGTAATCAGTGGAGGACCACGTAAACACGGTAGAACTGCAATTGCAGCTAGATTTATCGAACGTACCTACGGATTCCATACATTGGATTTAAGTGTGATGGAAATGCCAATGTATACAGGTGAAGAGGATCAAACAACTAATCCATTTGTAAAATCTTTACGTAAGTCTGTTCTAGAAGCGGATGCGATAGTATTACTATCACCTGAATACCATAGTGCAATGAGTGGGGCACTAAAAAACACATTAGATTTCTTAAGTGGCACACAATTTCTACACAAACCAGTTGGCTTAATCGCTATTGCTGGTGGCGGTAAAGGTGGTATTAATTGTTTAAACAACATGCGTACGGTCATGCGAGGGGTTTATGCTAATGCAATTCCTTGTCAATTAGTGCTAGATCCAAGTACATTTGATTATGATCGCGATGGACTATTAAAAGAAGCGGCTGAACAAGTGGACAAATTAATTGAAGAATTAAAAATGTATACGCGCATAGGGAAAGAAGTAAACGTACAACAATTAATATAA
- the rsgA gene encoding ribosome small subunit-dependent GTPase A, with protein sequence MKTVENYGWNESWKTKWDNQSNSEKLQASIAGRILLEHKHMYRVVTDEGEWLASLSGSFKHAAQDRRDFPAVGDWVAVEKMPGEEKGIIRSILPRTSLFSRKVAGLTTAEQIVAVNVDIVFLIMSLNLDFNVRRLERYIIAAWDSGANPVIVLTKKDLCDDPRFYVTQANDVAFGVPIHVVSSVTGEGVSELQELLKDGKTAALLGSSGVGKSSLTNALCGEDVMVVQNIREDDDKGRHTTSHRELFRMPGGGLLIDTPGMREFQMWDNNESLNTGFKDVEQFVNSCRFTDCQHTNQPGCAVQEALENGSLTRERYASYEKLKRELAYVERKADAAAQKAERGKWKQITKDMRKRSAKKR encoded by the coding sequence TTGAAAACAGTTGAAAATTATGGATGGAACGAATCATGGAAAACAAAATGGGATAACCAATCCAACAGTGAAAAATTACAAGCAAGCATCGCTGGTCGTATCTTGCTAGAGCATAAACATATGTACCGCGTTGTAACAGACGAAGGTGAATGGTTAGCCTCTCTTTCCGGGAGTTTTAAGCATGCAGCACAAGATCGTAGAGACTTCCCTGCTGTCGGTGACTGGGTTGCTGTAGAAAAAATGCCTGGTGAAGAAAAAGGTATTATTCGCAGTATCCTTCCACGAACATCGCTTTTTTCTCGAAAAGTTGCTGGTCTAACAACTGCAGAACAAATTGTCGCAGTAAACGTCGATATCGTCTTTCTTATCATGTCTCTAAACTTAGATTTTAATGTTCGCCGACTCGAACGATATATAATTGCTGCTTGGGATTCTGGGGCAAACCCCGTTATCGTACTGACCAAAAAGGATCTATGTGATGATCCACGATTCTATGTTACTCAAGCAAATGATGTAGCATTTGGAGTGCCCATTCACGTCGTCAGCAGTGTAACCGGCGAAGGAGTCTCTGAACTTCAAGAATTATTAAAAGATGGAAAAACAGCAGCTCTTCTTGGCTCATCTGGTGTTGGAAAATCATCTTTAACAAACGCCCTATGTGGTGAAGACGTAATGGTGGTTCAAAACATTCGAGAAGATGACGACAAAGGACGCCATACTACTAGTCATCGTGAATTGTTCCGCATGCCTGGTGGAGGATTGTTAATAGATACACCTGGTATGCGCGAGTTTCAAATGTGGGATAACAATGAAAGCTTAAATACAGGATTCAAAGATGTCGAGCAATTTGTAAATTCATGTCGTTTCACTGATTGCCAACACACTAATCAACCAGGTTGTGCCGTGCAAGAAGCACTCGAAAATGGTTCTCTAACCCGCGAACGCTATGCAAGCTATGAAAAGCTAAAACGTGAACTTGCTTACGTTGAAAGAAAAGCAGATGCTGCAGCTCAAAAAGCAGAGCGTGGAAAATGGAAACAAATTACGAAAGACATGCGTAAACGCTCAGCGAAAAAGAGGTAA
- a CDS encoding cation diffusion facilitator family transporter produces the protein MELYTNLREGEKGAWLSIGTYIILSALKLTIGYIGNSEALKADGLNNMTDIIASFAVLIGLRISQKPPDHNHHYGHLRAETVASLVASFIMATIGLQVLINAGKNLLHPVYETPSIWTAVVAGGSAVVMYMVYRYNLKLANRINSTAVKAVAYDNRSDALVSIGATIGILTAIFGLPILDSITAILVGVLIMKTAFTIFYEAVHTLTDGFNEEEVETLSVLVENVQGVLHLNDFKGRMHGNLMFVDLTIAVDPSLNVVESHRITEEIEKKIHNVKPFSEVFVHIEPYQLHLSEE, from the coding sequence ATGGAGCTATATACAAATTTACGCGAAGGCGAAAAAGGCGCTTGGTTAAGTATAGGAACATATATCATACTAAGTGCATTAAAGCTGACGATTGGCTATATTGGAAACTCGGAAGCATTAAAAGCAGATGGTCTTAATAACATGACAGATATCATCGCCTCTTTCGCCGTGCTGATTGGTCTACGTATTTCTCAAAAGCCCCCTGATCATAATCATCATTATGGACATCTTCGCGCAGAAACTGTTGCCTCTCTTGTAGCATCTTTCATTATGGCTACTATAGGCTTACAAGTGCTTATTAATGCCGGTAAGAATTTACTTCACCCAGTTTATGAAACTCCTTCAATTTGGACCGCAGTTGTTGCAGGTGGCAGTGCCGTCGTTATGTATATGGTGTACCGTTACAATTTGAAGTTAGCGAACCGCATTAACAGTACAGCCGTCAAAGCAGTTGCTTATGATAATCGATCAGATGCTCTCGTAAGTATTGGAGCAACTATCGGGATACTAACTGCAATTTTCGGACTCCCTATTCTTGATTCAATTACCGCTATATTGGTTGGCGTACTTATTATGAAAACTGCATTTACTATTTTCTATGAAGCAGTTCATACACTTACAGATGGATTCAACGAAGAAGAAGTAGAAACATTATCAGTTCTTGTAGAGAACGTTCAAGGTGTCCTCCATTTGAATGACTTCAAAGGAAGAATGCATGGAAATCTCATGTTTGTTGATTTAACCATAGCGGTAGATCCAAGTCTTAATGTCGTAGAAAGTCATCGAATTACGGAGGAAATAGAGAAGAAAATTCATAATGTAAAACCATTTTCCGAGGTGTTTGTCCATATCGAACCTTACCAGCTTCATCTGTCAGAAGAATAA
- a CDS encoding hemolysin family protein, translated as MDIAIRLTAFAVLIALTAFFVASEFAIVKVRATRIDQLIAEGNKRAVNARRVVSNLDEYLSACQLGITMTALGLGLLGEPTVELILHPIFERFELSESMSNIFSYGIAFSFVTFLHVVVGELAPKTLAIQKAEEVALATATPLIWFYRIMYPVIKFLNGSARGLTGLFGLQPASESELAHTEEELRMILSDSLKSGEINQSEYKFVNKIFEFDDRIAKEIMAPRTEMSTIDKHTTLREVFDQINVEQYTRYPVTDGNKDHVIGLVNMKNLLTAYIKDANNINRPVIDYVQPIIRVIETIPIGELLLKIQRERIHMVVLMDEYGGTSGLVTIEDILEEIVGDIRDEFDNDELPDVQKLGDYHYILDAKILIQNVNDLLGIDIDEEDIDTIGGWFLTKHFEAIKGEKIIEQGYEFTIKDMEGHHILYLEVMKLTEEEVADFRIDQSVES; from the coding sequence TTGGACATAGCCATACGATTGACAGCATTTGCTGTCTTAATCGCCTTAACGGCATTCTTCGTTGCAAGTGAGTTTGCTATTGTAAAAGTGAGAGCAACCCGCATTGATCAATTAATTGCGGAAGGAAATAAACGTGCGGTAAATGCAAGACGAGTCGTTTCAAATTTAGATGAATATTTATCAGCGTGTCAGTTAGGTATCACAATGACCGCTCTTGGTCTTGGTTTACTCGGAGAACCTACAGTTGAGCTTATATTACATCCAATTTTTGAACGTTTCGAGCTTAGCGAAAGCATGTCGAACATCTTTTCTTACGGAATTGCGTTCTCATTCGTTACATTCTTGCACGTAGTTGTCGGTGAATTGGCACCGAAAACGTTAGCTATTCAAAAAGCGGAGGAAGTTGCTTTAGCTACTGCAACACCATTAATTTGGTTCTACCGCATCATGTATCCGGTAATTAAGTTCTTAAATGGTTCTGCTCGTGGACTTACAGGCTTATTCGGATTACAGCCAGCTTCCGAATCTGAACTTGCTCATACAGAAGAAGAACTTCGCATGATTTTATCAGATAGCTTGAAGAGCGGTGAAATTAACCAATCAGAATATAAGTTTGTAAATAAAATTTTTGAATTCGACGATCGGATTGCTAAGGAGATTATGGCTCCCAGAACAGAGATGAGCACCATTGATAAACATACAACTCTTCGTGAAGTGTTTGATCAAATAAATGTCGAGCAATATACACGCTATCCTGTTACTGATGGTAATAAAGACCATGTAATTGGACTAGTAAACATGAAAAATCTACTAACTGCTTATATTAAAGATGCAAACAATATCAATCGACCTGTAATTGACTATGTGCAACCCATTATTCGTGTTATTGAAACAATACCTATTGGTGAGTTGTTACTAAAAATTCAGCGTGAACGTATTCATATGGTGGTTCTGATGGATGAGTACGGTGGTACGTCTGGACTGGTTACTATTGAAGATATTCTTGAAGAAATCGTCGGTGATATTCGAGACGAGTTTGATAATGATGAACTGCCAGACGTTCAAAAGTTAGGTGATTATCATTATATTCTTGATGCAAAAATATTAATTCAAAATGTTAATGATCTTTTAGGCATAGATATTGATGAAGAAGATATCGATACAATTGGTGGTTGGTTCTTAACAAAACATTTCGAAGCCATTAAAGGTGAAAAAATAATTGAACAAGGGTACGAATTTACGATTAAAGATATGGAAGGTCATCACATACTATATTTAGAGGTCATGAAGTTAACTGAAGAAGAAGTCGCTGATTTTCGCATAGATCAATCAGTGGAATCTTAG
- the chrA gene encoding chromate efflux transporter: protein MSTKKAGRYLEILVASTKLGLTSFGGPAAHIGFFRDEYVKKRKWLDDKLYADLVALCQFLPGPASSQVGISIGMLRGGLLGGILSWIGFTLPSVLLLMALGWIITQTGSFESGWIQGLKIVAVAVVAHALMGMGKSLTPDRTRITVAMIAAAATLLIPTAWGQISIIVLAGIFGVIYYKNEKASEVVEIPLSFGKKTGIIAWILFFALLILLPVFRPFVQATWYAIFDIFYRVGSIVFGGGHVVLPMLEREVVPVGWMSADTFIAGYGAAQAVPGPLFTLAGYLGQIMGSFSGAAIAVIAMFLPSFLLVVGTLPFWAIIRTKPRIQAALKGVNAAVVGILLAALYDPVFTSAVHDPIDFVIVLISFTLLVFYKLSPWVVVIITAILGALSFAIFG, encoded by the coding sequence ATGTCAACAAAAAAAGCAGGTCGTTATCTTGAAATCTTAGTAGCATCAACAAAACTTGGTTTAACGTCATTTGGAGGACCCGCAGCACATATCGGATTTTTTAGAGACGAATATGTTAAAAAGAGAAAATGGTTAGACGATAAACTGTATGCTGATTTGGTAGCGTTATGCCAATTCCTACCAGGTCCAGCGAGTTCACAAGTAGGGATATCAATTGGTATGCTCCGTGGGGGATTACTAGGCGGTATTTTGTCGTGGATTGGTTTTACTCTTCCATCTGTCTTATTATTAATGGCATTGGGGTGGATTATTACCCAGACAGGTTCATTTGAAAGCGGATGGATTCAAGGTCTAAAAATTGTGGCAGTTGCAGTTGTAGCACATGCTCTAATGGGTATGGGGAAATCATTAACACCTGATAGGACCAGAATCACTGTAGCAATGATTGCTGCCGCCGCGACATTGCTAATTCCAACAGCATGGGGACAAATTTCGATTATTGTATTGGCAGGAATTTTTGGTGTTATTTATTACAAAAATGAAAAAGCATCAGAAGTTGTTGAAATACCATTGTCGTTTGGAAAGAAAACCGGCATAATCGCTTGGATTCTATTCTTTGCTTTACTTATTTTATTACCAGTATTTAGACCTTTTGTTCAAGCTACATGGTATGCGATTTTTGATATCTTTTACCGAGTAGGTTCCATAGTATTTGGTGGAGGACACGTCGTACTGCCTATGTTAGAACGCGAAGTAGTGCCAGTTGGTTGGATGTCTGCAGATACATTTATTGCAGGTTACGGCGCCGCACAAGCTGTTCCTGGCCCATTGTTTACATTGGCAGGATACCTTGGTCAAATTATGGGGAGCTTTTCAGGAGCTGCTATTGCCGTGATTGCCATGTTTTTACCATCATTCTTACTTGTAGTTGGGACTTTACCATTTTGGGCAATTATTCGAACTAAGCCAAGAATACAAGCCGCTTTAAAGGGAGTTAATGCAGCGGTAGTAGGAATTTTACTAGCCGCTCTTTATGACCCAGTCTTTACAAGTGCAGTGCATGACCCTATAGATTTTGTCATTGTGTTAATTTCCTTTACTCTGTTAGTATTTTATAAACTATCACCTTGGGTTGTTGTAATTATCACTGCCATTTTAGGTGCACTAAGCTTTGCCATTTTTGGCTAA
- the kynU gene encoding kynureninase, with protein sequence MDTTVMFAKEMDNQDNMRTFKEEFYLPENQLYMDGNSLGLMSKRSEATLENLLSSWREKGIDGWTEGKDPWFTYSEKLSERVATVVGANSNEVMVTGSITVNIHQMLSTLFHPTAERSVIVVDELNFPSDIYAVESHLKLRGLDPAVSLRKVKSDDGYTLTLAAIEEMLTEDVAILMLPSVLYRSGQLLDVEKITEMAHSKGILVGFDLAHSIGAVPHQLHNQKVDFAIWCHYKYMNSGPGGSGGLYIHERHHDELPGLAGWFGSDKTKQFDMSHDFSKASGAGAYQIGTPNLFSVAPLTGSVELFEEAGMGNVRAKSLALTQYLRDLIQAEVGRFSFVDVTPVDDEARGGHIALAHPEAARICKALKQANVVPDFRSPDIIRLAPISFYSSFEDVWEMVQRLKLIMAEETYKTFSNERNVVA encoded by the coding sequence TTGGATACGACGGTAATGTTTGCAAAAGAAATGGATAATCAAGACAACATGCGTACATTTAAAGAAGAGTTTTACTTGCCAGAAAATCAATTATATATGGACGGGAACTCCTTAGGTCTTATGTCGAAACGATCAGAGGCAACCCTTGAAAACCTACTATCAAGTTGGCGTGAAAAGGGTATTGATGGATGGACTGAGGGGAAGGATCCTTGGTTTACTTATTCAGAAAAGTTAAGTGAACGAGTGGCAACCGTCGTTGGAGCTAATAGTAATGAAGTTATGGTTACTGGATCGATTACCGTTAATATTCACCAAATGCTCTCTACTTTGTTTCATCCAACTGCTGAAAGATCAGTCATTGTCGTAGACGAACTGAATTTCCCTTCGGACATTTATGCTGTAGAAAGTCATTTAAAATTACGTGGACTAGACCCTGCAGTGTCACTGCGAAAAGTAAAAAGTGATGATGGCTATACATTGACGCTTGCAGCGATTGAAGAAATGCTTACTGAGGACGTAGCCATATTAATGTTGCCGTCTGTGTTGTATCGAAGTGGGCAATTATTAGATGTAGAGAAGATTACCGAAATGGCACATTCAAAAGGGATTTTAGTCGGGTTTGATTTAGCCCATTCAATTGGGGCAGTTCCTCACCAACTACATAACCAAAAAGTAGATTTCGCTATTTGGTGTCATTATAAATATATGAATAGTGGCCCAGGAGGATCAGGTGGACTTTATATTCATGAACGTCATCACGATGAGTTGCCAGGTCTAGCTGGTTGGTTTGGTTCAGACAAAACGAAGCAATTTGATATGTCACATGATTTTTCAAAAGCAAGTGGAGCAGGTGCTTATCAAATCGGTACACCAAACTTGTTTAGTGTAGCTCCACTAACTGGAAGTGTTGAATTATTTGAAGAGGCGGGTATGGGAAATGTTCGAGCTAAATCGCTGGCGTTGACGCAGTATTTACGTGACTTAATTCAAGCAGAAGTGGGAAGGTTTAGTTTTGTCGATGTTACCCCTGTTGATGATGAAGCGCGAGGTGGTCATATTGCGTTAGCCCATCCAGAAGCAGCTCGTATTTGTAAAGCGTTGAAACAAGCTAATGTCGTTCCTGATTTCCGTTCACCGGATATCATTCGATTAGCTCCTATTAGTTTTTATTCTAGTTTTGAAGACGTCTGGGAAATGGTCCAACGATTAAAACTTATTATGGCAGAAGAAACGTATAAAACATTCTCCAATGAACGAAACGTGGTGGCGTAA
- the kynB gene encoding arylformamidase produces MKIHDISMLLNSDVAEWPGDTPFQFQLNWTKQQSGSVNVGQITTSTHIGTHIDAPFHFNEQGKKVHELPLENYIVDAIVIDVSGQDVISRESLKEVLTGKAKAVLFRTNAWNKRVIFPDEIPVFEVGVVEWMVERGIVLLGVDLPSVDAITSKDLPMHHALGTAGRYILEGLVLDEIKEGTYQLIALPLKIEGADGSPVRAVLVEQVHF; encoded by the coding sequence GTGAAAATACATGACATTTCCATGTTGTTGAACAGTGATGTAGCTGAATGGCCAGGTGATACGCCATTCCAATTTCAATTAAACTGGACAAAGCAACAAAGTGGTTCTGTGAATGTAGGACAAATAACGACAAGTACACATATTGGTACTCATATCGATGCCCCATTTCATTTTAATGAACAAGGGAAGAAAGTGCATGAACTACCTTTAGAAAACTATATTGTCGATGCGATTGTCATTGATGTAAGTGGGCAAGATGTGATTTCTAGAGAATCACTAAAAGAAGTCCTAACAGGTAAGGCAAAGGCCGTTCTTTTCCGCACAAATGCCTGGAATAAAAGAGTTATTTTCCCTGACGAAATTCCAGTCTTTGAAGTTGGAGTGGTAGAGTGGATGGTTGAAAGAGGCATTGTTTTATTAGGAGTAGATTTGCCGTCAGTAGATGCGATTACGAGCAAAGATCTACCCATGCATCATGCTTTAGGAACGGCAGGTCGCTATATTTTAGAAGGACTCGTGTTAGACGAGATAAAGGAAGGTACATATCAATTAATTGCACTTCCTTTAAAAATAGAGGGAGCGGACGGAAGCCCTGTGCGTGCAGTGTTGGTTGAACAAGTACATTTCTAG